Proteins co-encoded in one Oreochromis aureus strain Israel breed Guangdong linkage group 3, ZZ_aureus, whole genome shotgun sequence genomic window:
- the LOC120437439 gene encoding uncharacterized protein YMR317W-like produces MGLTDTQPLPAPVLVPQVRATVTLPTPASVSVNRVGAAVVQPAPAPTPAPRVRAARAQFIPAPVSVPRVGMAGVRPGPVPVLVPRRRAAKSETTCSVTSSATCSSTISTTIITTTTTTCTFIHSVVISSVISSVSCFVTSSVSSSVVSSITCSVIHSVTTSVSCFVACSVISSVINSVTSSVSSSATCSVTAILCWRL; encoded by the coding sequence ATGGGGTTGACGGACACCCAGCCGTTGCCTGCGCCTGTTCTGGTTCCCCAGGTGAGGGCAACTGTGACCCTGCCGACTCCTGCATCTGTTTCAGTTAATCGGGTGGGAGCAGCAGTGGTTCAGCCAGCTCCTGCACCTACACCGGCTCCCAGGGTAAGGGCAGCCAGAGCCCAGTTCATCCCTGCACCCGTATCTGTTCCTCGGGTGGGGATGGCTGGTGTTCGGCCAGGCCCAGTACCCGTTCTTGTTCCCCGGAGGAGAGcggccaagagtgagaccaccTGCTCAGTCACAAGTTCAGCTACCTGCTCATCCACCATCTCTACAACCATCATCacaaccaccactacaactTGTACTTTTATCCATAGCGTAGTCATTAGCTCAGTTATtagctcagtttcctgttttgtcaCCAGCTCAGTCTCTAGCTCAGTTGTCAGCTCTATTACCTGCTCAGTCATCCATTCTGTTACCACCTCAGTTTCTTGCTTCGTTGCCTGTTCAGTTATCAGCTCAGTCATTAACTCTGTCACCAGCTCAGTTAGTAGCTCAGCAACCTGTTCAGTCACTGCCATCCTCTGCTGGAGGCTCTAG